The Cellulophaga sp. L1A9 genome window below encodes:
- a CDS encoding DUF4266 domain-containing protein: MRKGIVLCILVLSATSCVAVKEYDKVYLNDEEMALSAKSIEQFETNFQIYREAAAGANGGKSGGGCGCN, encoded by the coding sequence ATGAGAAAGGGTATAGTGTTATGTATTCTAGTACTTAGTGCAACGTCTTGTGTGGCGGTAAAAGAATATGATAAGGTTTATTTAAATGATGAAGAAATGGCTTTGTCCGCAAAAAGCATAGAGCAGTTTGAAACTAATTTTCAAATTTATCGTGAAGCAGCTGCGGGTGCTAATGGCGGTAAATCTGGTGGTGGTTGCGGTTGTAACTAA
- the pyrF gene encoding orotidine-5'-phosphate decarboxylase has product MTTEHLVAQIHKKQSFLCVGLDVDLAKIPAHLLKEEDPIFAFNKAIIDATHEFCVAYKPNTAFYEAYGIKGWKALEKTIGYLNDKYPDIFTIADAKRGDIGNTSTMYAKAFLEDLGFDSVTVAPYMGKDSVEPFLAFKDKHTILLALTSNEGAFDFQTKQIDGKPLYEQVLETSKTYENAQNLMYVVGATKASFLTEIRQIVPDSFLLVPGVGAQGGSLSEVCSYGMTAEVGLLVNSSRGIIYASKDEDFAQAAKQQAKELQKQMQLELEKKF; this is encoded by the coding sequence ATGACCACAGAACATTTAGTAGCACAGATTCATAAAAAACAATCATTTTTGTGTGTTGGGTTAGACGTAGATTTAGCCAAGATTCCAGCACATTTGTTAAAAGAAGAAGATCCAATTTTTGCTTTCAATAAAGCAATTATTGATGCTACTCATGAATTTTGTGTTGCATATAAGCCTAATACCGCATTTTATGAAGCGTATGGCATTAAAGGTTGGAAAGCTTTAGAAAAGACAATCGGTTATTTAAACGACAAATATCCTGACATATTTACCATTGCAGATGCTAAACGAGGCGATATCGGGAATACTTCTACGATGTATGCAAAGGCATTCTTAGAAGATTTAGGCTTTGATTCTGTCACGGTAGCCCCTTATATGGGTAAAGATTCCGTAGAGCCGTTCTTGGCCTTTAAGGACAAGCACACGATTTTGTTGGCTTTAACATCTAATGAAGGAGCTTTTGATTTTCAAACCAAACAAATAGATGGTAAGCCACTTTATGAACAGGTTTTAGAAACGTCTAAAACGTACGAAAACGCACAAAATTTAATGTATGTGGTTGGTGCGACTAAGGCAAGCTTTTTAACAGAGATACGACAAATTGTTCCTGATAGTTTTTTATTAGTACCGGGGGTAGGAGCACAAGGAGGTAGCCTATCTGAAGTTTGTAGCTATGGAATGACGGCAGAGGTTGGTTTGCTGGTAAACTCTTCCAGAGGGATTATCTATGCTTCAAAGGATGAAGATTTTGCGCAAGCGGCAAAACAGCAAGCGAAAGAGCTCCAAAAACAAATGCAGCTTGAATTAGAAAAAAAGTTCTAA
- a CDS encoding SusC/RagA family TonB-linked outer membrane protein has protein sequence MRIKYFLFLKIFLLSLMIHGQEKTITGTVSDQSKLPLPGASVVVKGSSSGTQTDFDGNYTINAKSGDILVFSYVGQKTVEKTVGTSNTMNAILLEDAQALDEIVVTALGIKRESKTLSYASQVVNAEQLNITQDANLKTALAGKVAGVQIQGQAGSKLGQSGKIRIRGAISLTADEDPLYVVDGVPADPNSIDMDNVASLNVLKGPNATALYGQRADAGVVVITTKKGSSGAIGIEISSSVTFDRVANLPNYQNQYGGGYDGNNSFSIFGEELDISEYPSEWSIFEGERYLAWDNNYADESWGPEFDGQDYIPWYAYWEDSPYYGQTAKYTAQPNNIRDFYDTGVTLKNTISLSGGGDNFRGRLSFTDLDQSGITPYSKLDKQFISTSFDFDVNDKLNVAVGLNYTQSNVSGDFDDGYSNQTSGSFNSWFSRGTEIDKLRELKDLTTPDGHSASWNWWGPDYYAYYGGSYKKAAFWFNPYTYLDQYENIDKTDNYVGNINFKYQINDKWELSGGASRNKEEYKNDYKVPYFLAYSSAPDLYNPWSNSFGVYRRTESENNYNAALTFTDKFGDNFDVKAFVGGNIRINNYDRFSAQMETDALTGGLILPDVYAFSNAAITPTPSTYVSEKQVNSIYSNVSLGYKSLLYLDASYRRDWSSALPSNNNGYGYPSIGTSFLFSELINNNSVLSFGKLRASWAQVGNDLDAYLLDPAYPLSEKPYNGLALEYTNSYVLDPNIKPAINTSYELGFDTKFFSNRIGLSLTYYNEKRKDEIIPVGISNGTGYASYYTNAGESERKGLEITLMATPFKTDNFQWDIMANWATNKTTINSLPGTLTSLDALGTNGSDDYGMVSVIHELGNEWGQLRGTGIARDDNGNAIIQESGLYAVETNQYLGSILPDFTGGLVNTFRYKDLSLTASIDYQKGGNFFSLTEMWGNYSGLLEETAGLNDLGNKLRDDVASGGGVHVTGVSSVDGTTVDTYVDSYSYSQQFYANSLAEPFVHDASYIKLRDVSLSYSIPKKFLNDKLSGLSLSLVGRNLWLIAVSDDNTHRWDPSELSEAYGENAQAPGTRSYGMNIKLTF, from the coding sequence ATGAGAATTAAGTATTTTTTATTTCTTAAGATTTTTCTTCTATCCTTGATGATTCACGGACAAGAGAAAACAATTACTGGTACGGTATCGGATCAGTCAAAGCTCCCACTTCCTGGTGCAAGTGTGGTAGTGAAGGGTTCCAGTTCTGGAACACAAACAGATTTTGATGGTAATTATACCATTAATGCAAAGTCAGGTGACATATTAGTTTTTTCTTATGTAGGACAAAAAACAGTTGAAAAAACAGTAGGCACATCTAATACAATGAATGCAATACTTTTGGAAGATGCTCAGGCATTAGATGAAATTGTTGTTACAGCACTAGGCATTAAAAGAGAAAGCAAAACTTTATCTTATGCTTCTCAGGTAGTAAATGCTGAACAGCTAAACATTACGCAAGACGCCAATCTAAAAACAGCTCTCGCTGGTAAAGTTGCTGGTGTTCAAATTCAAGGCCAGGCTGGTTCAAAACTTGGTCAATCAGGAAAAATTAGAATTAGAGGAGCTATTTCTCTTACTGCAGATGAAGATCCTCTATATGTTGTAGACGGAGTTCCAGCTGATCCAAACAGTATTGATATGGATAATGTAGCATCTTTAAATGTCTTGAAAGGACCTAACGCAACAGCACTATATGGGCAAAGAGCAGACGCAGGAGTTGTTGTTATAACGACTAAAAAAGGCTCTTCAGGCGCAATAGGAATTGAGATATCTAGCTCTGTAACATTTGATAGAGTTGCAAACCTACCTAACTATCAAAACCAATATGGTGGAGGTTACGATGGTAATAATTCGTTTTCTATATTTGGAGAAGAATTAGATATTTCTGAATACCCATCAGAATGGAGTATTTTTGAAGGAGAGAGATATCTAGCATGGGATAATAATTATGCTGATGAGAGTTGGGGACCAGAATTTGACGGACAAGATTATATTCCATGGTATGCCTATTGGGAAGATAGTCCATATTACGGACAAACGGCAAAATATACAGCTCAACCTAACAATATTAGAGACTTTTATGATACTGGTGTAACTCTAAAAAATACAATTTCGCTAAGTGGTGGTGGAGACAATTTTAGAGGAAGATTATCTTTCACAGATCTAGATCAATCCGGTATTACTCCATATTCCAAGTTGGATAAGCAATTTATAAGTACTAGCTTTGATTTCGATGTTAATGATAAACTTAATGTCGCTGTCGGCTTAAATTACACACAATCTAATGTTTCGGGCGATTTTGATGACGGTTATAGCAACCAAACATCAGGAAGCTTTAACTCATGGTTCAGTAGAGGAACTGAGATAGATAAATTAAGAGAATTAAAAGACTTAACCACACCTGACGGCCACTCAGCGAGTTGGAACTGGTGGGGACCTGATTATTACGCATATTACGGTGGAAGCTATAAAAAAGCAGCCTTCTGGTTTAACCCATATACTTATTTAGATCAATATGAGAATATTGATAAGACAGATAATTATGTTGGTAATATTAATTTTAAATATCAAATTAATGATAAGTGGGAGTTATCTGGTGGAGCTTCAAGAAATAAGGAAGAATATAAAAACGATTATAAAGTTCCCTATTTTTTAGCTTATTCATCCGCTCCTGACTTGTATAATCCTTGGTCAAATTCATTTGGAGTTTACAGAAGAACAGAATCTGAAAACAACTATAATGCAGCCCTAACATTTACGGATAAATTCGGGGATAACTTCGACGTTAAAGCATTTGTCGGAGGAAATATTAGAATCAACAACTATGACCGTTTTAGTGCTCAAATGGAGACCGATGCTTTAACAGGTGGTCTTATATTACCTGATGTATATGCATTTTCTAACGCCGCAATTACACCAACACCTTCAACATACGTTAGTGAAAAACAAGTAAATAGTATCTATAGTAATGTTAGTTTAGGATACAAAAGTTTGCTATATTTAGATGCATCTTACAGAAGAGATTGGAGTTCTGCTCTACCTTCGAATAATAATGGCTACGGCTACCCATCCATTGGTACAAGTTTCTTATTTTCAGAATTAATAAATAATAACTCTGTTTTATCATTCGGTAAATTAAGAGCTAGTTGGGCTCAGGTTGGTAACGATCTAGATGCTTACTTACTAGATCCAGCTTATCCTTTATCTGAAAAACCATATAATGGCTTGGCCTTAGAATATACGAACAGTTATGTCTTAGACCCTAACATTAAACCTGCAATTAACACTTCATACGAATTAGGATTCGACACCAAATTTTTCAGTAATCGTATAGGTTTGAGTTTGACTTACTATAATGAAAAAAGAAAGGACGAAATAATCCCTGTCGGCATTTCTAACGGAACCGGTTACGCTAGTTACTATACTAATGCTGGAGAATCTGAAAGAAAAGGTTTAGAAATTACTTTAATGGCAACGCCATTTAAAACAGACAATTTTCAATGGGATATAATGGCCAACTGGGCCACTAACAAAACCACTATAAATAGCTTACCCGGAACTTTAACTTCACTTGATGCATTAGGAACCAACGGTTCTGATGATTACGGAATGGTTAGTGTTATACATGAATTAGGAAATGAATGGGGTCAATTGAGAGGTACAGGTATTGCTAGGGATGACAATGGAAATGCAATTATACAAGAAAGTGGACTTTATGCTGTTGAAACTAATCAATATTTAGGAAGTATTTTGCCTGATTTTACAGGTGGATTAGTCAACACTTTTAGATATAAAGATTTAAGTTTAACTGCATCTATAGATTACCAAAAAGGAGGTAATTTCTTTTCATTAACCGAGATGTGGGGTAATTATTCTGGATTACTGGAAGAAACAGCAGGGTTAAATGACCTTGGAAATAAACTTAGAGATGACGTTGCTAGTGGCGGGGGTGTTCATGTTACTGGTGTTTCGTCAGTAGACGGAACTACCGTAGACACATATGTTGACTCTTACTCATATAGCCAACAATTTTATGCCAACTCACTTGCAGAGCCTTTTGTACATGACGCAAGCTATATAAAATTGAGAGATGTAAGCTTAAGCTATAGCATTCCAAAGAAGTTTCTTAACGATAAATTAAGTGGTCTTAGTCTTAGTTTGGTTGGTAGAAATCTATGGCTAATTGCAGTAAGCGACGACAACACTCATAGATGGGATCCTTCTGAATTATCAGAGGCTTATGGGGAAAATGCGCAAGCTCCTGGCACCAGAAGTTATGGTATGAACATTAAATTAACTTTTTAA
- the prfA gene encoding peptide chain release factor 1 codes for MLDKLNIVKQRFDEVSDLIIQPDVISDQKRYVELNKEYKDLKSLVDKRDIYIEFTNNIEEAQEIISDGSDAEMVEMAKMQLEEAKVGLPKLEEEIKVLLIPKDPEDSKNVVVEVRAGTGGDEASIFAGDLFRMYTKYCESKGWKTNVIDLSEGTSGGYKEIQFEVTGDNVYGTLKFEAGVHRVQRVPQTETQGRVHTSAATVMVLPEAEDFDVQIEPKDVRIDFFCSSGPGGQSVNTTYSAVRLTHIPSGLVAQCQDQKSQHKNKEKAFKVLRSRLYDQELAKKQEEDAAKRNSQVSSGDRSAKIRTYNYSQGRVTDHRIGLTLYDLQNIMNGDIQRIIDELSLVENTEKLKEASEIF; via the coding sequence ATGTTAGATAAGTTAAATATAGTAAAACAACGTTTTGATGAGGTGTCAGATTTGATTATTCAACCTGATGTAATTTCTGATCAAAAACGATATGTTGAGTTAAACAAAGAATATAAAGATCTTAAGAGCTTAGTAGATAAGCGCGATATATACATAGAGTTCACCAATAATATTGAGGAAGCGCAAGAAATTATTTCTGACGGAAGTGACGCAGAAATGGTAGAAATGGCCAAAATGCAGTTAGAAGAAGCTAAAGTTGGTTTGCCTAAATTAGAAGAAGAGATAAAAGTTCTTTTAATACCAAAGGATCCTGAAGATTCTAAAAACGTTGTAGTTGAGGTTAGAGCAGGTACAGGTGGTGATGAAGCCAGTATATTTGCAGGAGATTTATTTAGAATGTATACCAAATACTGTGAATCTAAGGGTTGGAAAACTAACGTGATAGATTTAAGTGAAGGTACTAGTGGTGGTTACAAAGAAATTCAATTTGAGGTTACTGGTGATAATGTGTATGGTACCTTAAAATTTGAAGCAGGGGTACACCGAGTACAGCGTGTTCCTCAAACAGAAACACAAGGACGTGTGCATACTAGTGCAGCTACAGTAATGGTTTTGCCAGAAGCGGAAGATTTTGATGTTCAAATTGAACCAAAAGATGTTCGTATAGATTTTTTCTGTTCTTCAGGACCAGGGGGACAATCGGTGAATACTACCTATTCTGCAGTACGTTTAACACATATTCCATCTGGATTGGTAGCACAGTGTCAAGATCAGAAATCACAGCATAAGAATAAGGAAAAAGCTTTTAAAGTATTGCGTTCTCGTTTATATGACCAAGAATTGGCAAAGAAGCAAGAAGAAGATGCTGCAAAACGTAATTCTCAAGTAAGTAGTGGTGACCGTTCTGCAAAAATTAGAACCTACAACTACTCTCAAGGTAGAGTTACGGATCATAGAATAGGACTTACTTTATATGATTTGCAAAATATTATGAATGGGGACATTCAAAGAATTATAGACGAATTAAGTCTTGTTGAAAATACTGAAAAACTAAAAGAAGCTTCAGAAATTTTTTAG
- a CDS encoding DUF3570 domain-containing protein has translation MQKIITIILVFLGLALQAQETSYKKRVLETTEVDALFSYYSQDGSHAAVSGGEGSEELTDVTTTIVVRLPINDDDVLTVDVGISAYSSASSSNINPLDGSVNERVSPYIASSGASQSDVLAHINPTYQHSSDDRNKIWTANAYLSSEYDYFSVGLGGGYAQLFNEKNTEISASAKVYFDAWNPQYPIELSNGFFDDRVTGNGTYTPSFTAFESETRNSYSLSLGLSQIVSKRMQGSIFLDLVAQQGLLSTPFQRVYFADKEDFFIEDFQLADNVEQLPDTRFKIPIGGRLNYFINDYLILRSYYRFYTDDWGVTSHTASIELPIKISSLFTVYPTYRYYTQTAADYFYVKEAAVSNLDYYTSDYDLSEFNAHQYGIGIRYKDIFTNAKLLKFGLKTIDLRFSNYDRSDGLNSYIFTFGTTFVR, from the coding sequence ATGCAAAAAATAATAACCATCATTTTAGTTTTTCTTGGTTTGGCACTTCAGGCACAAGAGACCTCTTATAAAAAACGTGTTTTAGAAACAACAGAAGTAGATGCTTTGTTTAGTTATTACAGTCAAGATGGTTCTCATGCTGCAGTTTCTGGAGGAGAGGGTTCTGAAGAATTGACAGATGTGACGACTACAATTGTTGTTCGGTTGCCAATAAATGATGATGATGTGTTAACCGTAGATGTAGGTATTTCTGCATATTCATCCGCATCTTCAAGTAATATTAATCCATTAGACGGTAGTGTAAACGAACGTGTAAGTCCTTATATAGCTTCTTCGGGTGCATCACAATCTGATGTTTTAGCGCATATTAATCCTACTTACCAACACAGTTCAGATGATCGAAATAAAATTTGGACAGCAAATGCATATTTATCTTCGGAGTATGATTATTTCTCTGTGGGTCTTGGAGGAGGATATGCACAACTCTTTAATGAGAAAAACACAGAAATATCTGCGAGTGCTAAGGTTTATTTTGATGCTTGGAACCCGCAATACCCTATAGAATTAAGTAATGGTTTTTTTGATGACCGGGTAACGGGGAATGGCACTTATACTCCTAGTTTTACAGCATTTGAATCAGAAACTCGAAACTCATACTCTTTATCATTGGGCTTGTCTCAAATAGTAAGTAAGCGCATGCAAGGTTCCATTTTTTTAGATTTAGTAGCTCAACAAGGTTTGTTGAGTACGCCTTTTCAGCGGGTGTATTTTGCGGATAAAGAAGATTTCTTTATTGAAGATTTTCAATTAGCAGATAATGTAGAACAATTACCGGATACACGCTTTAAAATTCCAATAGGAGGGCGTTTAAATTACTTTATCAATGATTATTTGATTTTAAGAAGCTATTATCGTTTTTATACAGATGATTGGGGGGTAACATCGCATACGGCTAGTATTGAGTTGCCAATTAAGATAAGTAGCTTGTTTACAGTATATCCAACATACCGCTATTATACTCAGACTGCTGCAGATTATTTTTATGTAAAAGAGGCTGCGGTATCTAATTTAGATTACTATACCTCAGATTATGATTTGTCTGAATTTAATGCCCATCAATATGGAATAGGAATTCGGTATAAAGATATTTTCACCAATGCTAAATTGCTGAAATTTGGACTAAAAACCATCGATTTACGTTTTAGTAATTACGATCGGAGTGATGGCTTAAATTCTTATATTTTTACGTTTGGAACTACTTTTGTAAGATAA
- a CDS encoding thioredoxin family protein has protein sequence MKKLFFLSIFFCVVVVNAQNWQKSFADAQALSKKNNQPIVLVFAGSDWCAPCIKLDRDIWQSEEFKKYAEKHYVLYKADFPRRKTNKLAPELENQHKILADKYNAKGYFPLIVVLNDKGENLGETGYKKVSPNEYISVLNEFLD, from the coding sequence ATGAAAAAGTTATTTTTTCTAAGTATATTTTTTTGTGTAGTGGTGGTCAATGCCCAAAACTGGCAGAAATCTTTTGCAGACGCACAAGCGCTTTCAAAGAAAAATAATCAACCTATTGTGTTGGTTTTTGCAGGGTCAGATTGGTGTGCTCCGTGTATAAAGTTAGACCGTGATATCTGGCAGTCAGAGGAGTTTAAAAAATATGCAGAAAAGCATTATGTATTGTATAAAGCAGATTTTCCGCGTCGTAAAACCAATAAGCTTGCACCAGAATTAGAAAATCAGCATAAAATATTAGCGGATAAATACAACGCTAAGGGATATTTTCCGCTTATTGTGGTTTTAAATGATAAAGGTGAAAATTTAGGCGAAACAGGGTACAAAAAAGTGAGTCCAAATGAGTATATTTCGGTCTTAAATGAATTTTTAGATTGA
- a CDS encoding SusD/RagB family nutrient-binding outer membrane lipoprotein has protein sequence MKKIIYIAFSLIFTLFSCENVDFGDTNENPNGASEADAASLLAAAMSRYSTLTGRNYLTRPTLYVQYQSQVTYTDEMLYSESAADWYSYYVQTLSNLQLVIDLNLDEENHTITFLNEGDPENQIAVAQIFQTIIFKRLTDTYGDIPYSEALADIDNLTPAYDSQNDIYEGMISTLKESRDMIDETGVGPTGDIIYDGDVTKWKKLANSLILQLSLQLSKKYPNASEYAAIEFNGALNDAAGVIEEISDEAWFYYDENFNNPWSAQRTTDYFLSLEFTNALKGLGTTSNSSYDSRIEVFAKSPTLDGVAYGYSDGSGVGKTGMSSLIWNLTAPLQLMTSSYTYLNRADAANLGWTSENSASLLALGIQQSYATLDDHYGTSISTESTAYSAARVVDMSTIGATQVIAEEKWVSLFPSGFDAWSEWRRTEYPTLVPATDYLNSGVIPRRYIYPTDEFSLNPSSYASGVQSLVPATDNNSSKIWWDQ, from the coding sequence ATGAAAAAAATAATATATATAGCATTTAGTCTGATATTTACTCTTTTCTCTTGTGAAAATGTAGATTTCGGAGATACTAATGAAAACCCAAATGGCGCAAGTGAAGCCGATGCAGCTTCTTTACTAGCAGCAGCCATGTCACGCTACTCTACCTTAACCGGCAGAAATTACTTAACAAGACCTACTCTTTATGTACAATATCAATCTCAAGTAACCTATACAGATGAAATGTTGTATAGTGAATCTGCTGCAGATTGGTACAGTTATTACGTACAGACATTATCTAATTTACAATTGGTAATCGATCTTAATTTAGACGAGGAAAATCACACAATTACTTTCTTAAATGAAGGAGATCCAGAAAATCAAATTGCGGTAGCCCAAATTTTTCAAACTATAATTTTTAAGAGACTTACAGATACATACGGTGACATCCCGTATTCTGAAGCATTGGCCGATATTGACAATTTGACTCCTGCTTACGACTCACAAAATGATATTTACGAAGGTATGATTTCAACTTTGAAAGAGTCTCGTGATATGATAGATGAAACTGGTGTTGGTCCAACTGGAGATATAATTTATGATGGTGATGTGACAAAGTGGAAAAAATTAGCCAACTCTTTAATTCTTCAATTGTCATTGCAATTATCAAAGAAATACCCAAATGCATCAGAATATGCTGCAATTGAATTTAATGGTGCATTAAATGATGCAGCTGGGGTTATCGAAGAAATAAGTGATGAAGCTTGGTTTTATTACGATGAAAACTTTAACAACCCATGGTCTGCTCAAAGAACAACTGATTATTTTCTATCTTTAGAATTTACAAATGCTTTAAAAGGTCTAGGCACTACCTCAAATTCTTCATATGATTCTAGAATTGAAGTTTTTGCTAAGAGTCCAACTTTAGACGGAGTCGCTTATGGTTATTCTGATGGTTCAGGAGTGGGAAAAACTGGAATGTCTTCTTTAATTTGGAATTTGACTGCTCCTTTACAATTGATGACTTCATCATATACTTATCTTAACAGAGCTGATGCTGCTAATTTAGGTTGGACCTCTGAAAATTCAGCTTCACTCTTAGCATTAGGCATACAACAATCCTATGCCACTCTAGATGACCATTATGGAACCTCAATTAGTACTGAGTCAACTGCTTATAGCGCAGCAAGGGTTGTCGATATGTCAACTATTGGAGCAACTCAGGTGATTGCTGAAGAAAAATGGGTCTCTTTATTCCCAAGTGGTTTTGATGCTTGGTCTGAATGGAGAAGAACTGAATATCCTACACTAGTTCCTGCAACAGACTATCTTAATAGTGGAGTAATACCAAGAAGATATATTTACCCTACTGATGAATTTAGTTTAAATCCATCATCGTATGCAAGTGGAGTTCAGAGCTTAGTTCCTGCAACAGACAATAACTCTTCAAAAATATGGTGGGATCAATAA
- a CDS encoding FAD:protein FMN transferase — protein sequence MKNIPLYFLIFFSILGNSQEKKYVTLAKTMKLMGSRFDITIVAESETEAQKNIDDAVAEISRVEKIISSWDENSETSEINRNAGIKPVKVSSELFSLIERAIKISEITDGAFDISYASMDKVWKFDGTMRHAPTTKQITSSIAKVGYKNILLDKQNSTVFLKKEGMKIGFGALGKGYAADKAKALMLSKKVFAGVINASGDLTTWGRQATGEKWIVGISNPLDKEKVFSWMPLDESSIATSGNYEKYVVINSEKHSHIIDPRTGYPSKGINSVSVFSKSAELCDALATAVFIMGIDTGISLINQLKDTEVIVVDSQNKIYKSNGIKFDNP from the coding sequence TTGAAAAACATCCCCCTATATTTTCTAATATTCTTTTCGATATTAGGGAATAGTCAAGAAAAGAAATATGTAACACTGGCAAAAACCATGAAGCTTATGGGCTCTCGGTTTGACATTACTATCGTTGCGGAATCAGAAACAGAAGCGCAAAAAAATATTGATGATGCTGTTGCCGAGATTAGTAGGGTAGAAAAAATTATTTCTTCTTGGGATGAAAATTCCGAAACTTCAGAGATAAATAGAAATGCAGGAATAAAGCCTGTTAAAGTGAGTTCAGAATTATTTAGTTTAATAGAGCGAGCAATTAAAATTTCTGAAATTACGGATGGAGCATTTGATATTTCATATGCTTCCATGGATAAAGTTTGGAAGTTTGATGGTACAATGAGGCATGCACCCACAACAAAACAAATTACTTCATCCATAGCTAAAGTAGGCTATAAAAACATCTTATTAGATAAACAGAATTCAACAGTCTTTTTAAAGAAAGAAGGTATGAAAATAGGTTTTGGAGCACTAGGTAAAGGGTATGCGGCAGATAAGGCAAAAGCATTAATGCTATCAAAAAAAGTGTTTGCAGGTGTAATAAATGCTTCAGGAGATTTAACTACTTGGGGAAGGCAGGCTACAGGAGAAAAATGGATTGTAGGTATAAGTAATCCATTAGATAAGGAAAAGGTATTTTCATGGATGCCTTTAGATGAGTCTTCAATTGCAACTTCAGGAAATTATGAAAAATATGTTGTAATAAATAGTGAGAAACATTCTCATATAATAGACCCAAGAACGGGGTATCCATCAAAAGGCATTAATAGTGTTTCTGTTTTTTCTAAAAGTGCAGAATTGTGTGATGCTTTAGCTACCGCTGTTTTTATAATGGGGATAGATACGGGTATTTCACTAATTAATCAATTGAAAGATACCGAGGTAATTGTAGTAGATTCTCAGAATAAAATTTATAAAAGCAATGGTATTAAATTTGATAATCCGTAA
- a CDS encoding alpha/beta fold hydrolase: MLSYTKHKHKTSTKWVTFVHGAGGSSTIWFKQVREFRKHFNVLLLDLRGHGNSKVHLKDAFSDKYTFDFITDDILHVIDHEKIEKSHFVGISLGTILIRNLAEKYPNRVESMIMGGAIMKLNLRSQVLIRLGVIFKSVVPYLWLYKFFAFIIMPNKNHKESRSLFVREAKKLYQKEFIRWFKLTSEINPLLRFFRMVDIKIPTLYVMGREDYLFLPSIEKIVASHDNSELFVVEKCGHVVNVEQPLIFNDTVIGYLNKI; encoded by the coding sequence TTGCTAAGTTATACCAAGCACAAACATAAAACTTCTACAAAATGGGTGACTTTTGTTCATGGAGCAGGAGGGAGCTCAACCATTTGGTTTAAGCAAGTGCGTGAATTTAGAAAACATTTTAATGTTTTACTTTTAGATTTAAGAGGGCACGGAAATTCAAAAGTGCATTTAAAAGATGCTTTTAGTGATAAATATACTTTTGACTTTATTACCGATGATATTTTACATGTTATAGACCATGAGAAAATAGAGAAATCTCATTTTGTGGGTATCTCATTGGGTACTATTTTAATTAGAAATTTAGCAGAAAAGTATCCTAATCGTGTAGAGAGCATGATTATGGGAGGGGCAATCATGAAATTGAATCTAAGATCACAGGTTTTAATACGCTTAGGTGTTATTTTTAAATCGGTTGTGCCGTATTTATGGCTGTATAAGTTTTTCGCCTTCATAATTATGCCAAATAAGAACCATAAAGAGTCTAGGTCCTTATTTGTTAGAGAAGCGAAGAAATTATACCAGAAAGAGTTCATACGTTGGTTTAAGCTCACCTCAGAGATTAATCCGCTTTTACGTTTCTTTAGAATGGTAGATATTAAAATACCTACGTTGTATGTAATGGGAAGAGAAGACTACTTGTTTTTACCTTCTATAGAAAAGATAGTAGCTTCGCATGATAACTCAGAATTATTTGTTGTTGAAAAATGCGGTCATGTGGTTAACGTAGAACAACCTTTAATTTTTAATGATACCGTAATTGGGTATTTGAATAAGATTTAA